TACTAGAATCCACTAATGATTCTTATTTTGGAAGGTGACCGAGGCTCTTCAACCGTGGCTTCTCAATTTCTTGAACCTCGGCCATTTTTCTTTGATTGAGAAATCTCAAGCGCTATTTTTCTATTGCTTGAAGAATATAAAAATAGATCGATTAATCAGGAGATGGCCCATTTGTTTTTGCTTTTTACGAAGAGGTAGCTAAACCATTCTCATAGTTGGAGTTAGGGCGCACATGTCTCAAACAAAATGCATGTCATATTCCTAACTGTCCACTAGACAAACTTATTCCCCTTGTCATCACCATGTAAAGACCTGCCTATCAATTTGCCTTGGCCCACACCTAAACCCCTGGTTCAACATCCACCCCACACTAACAGCAATGCTAAAACCTCTTGCACGAGTGTGAGATTCTGGTCTACATTTGGAGTAGTTCTTTATGTAAAAATGGAGTTGTGATCATAGATTCTATTTTGTTTAGCCAATTGTATAAATCCTATGTTCATTTTTTTCTCTCATTGGTTTATTTGTTCTGTGATGATTTTCTACTGGAATATATATACGGATTCTCATCTTTGGAAGGTAACCAAGACTCTTCAATTGTGGCTTCTCAATTTCTTCAAATCCCAGACATTCTTCTTTGATTGATAAATCTTAGACGTTTTATCTCTATTGTTTTACAAATACTATTAGCTAGATTAATCAGGAGGTGGCCGATTCATTTTTGTTTTCTAGGAGGGGACAGGATGCATATGTCTTAAATAAAATTCATATGTAATATTCCTAACTCTCCTCTCAACTTGCTCTGATCCACCACACACTAAAGGCAACAGTAAAGCCTCCTGCACAAGGGTAAGATTCCGATTTACAGACAGATTTCGAGAAGTTGACAATGAAAGAGATGCATTCACCTTGACCAATTCGGGGACGCACATCAGAATCAGACCCAGGCGGTTGAACCTTAATAGTAGGAATCCATCCCTTTGAATCCAAAGGGGCCTTCTGCTCATCCGCATCACACTGGATGAGTTCGGAGTGAACCATCTTAGAAATCGTATCCTTCCTATCCAAAGGGGTCTTCGGGCCATCCGAATCACACTGGATTAGTTCAGTGTGAACAACTTTGTTAGAAATAATATTATCCTTCGTATCCAAGGGGGTCTTCTGCCCATCTGAATCACACTGGATGAGTTCAGTGCGAACCTTCTTGGGAATTATATCACCCTTTGTGTCCAAAGGGGCCCCTTGCTCATGTGAATTTGTATCCAAAGGGGGCTTCTGCTCACAGGAATCACACTGAATGACTTCAGCCTGAACCTTCTTATTAGAAATTATACTATCCTTTGCATCCAAAGGGGTCTTTTGCTTATCTGAATCACGCTGAATGAGAACCTTCTTTGGAATAAGAGCACGCTTGGTATCGGCAGGGGTCTTTGGCTTATCTGAATCACACCGAATGGGCTCGGGGACCTTCTGCAATTTCTGAAACGGGAACAGCTTGAGCAGGTCGTTGTACAGCGAAGGCACGCAGCAGATCAGCCTCGCGTTCCTGCTAATGAGACCGCAAAAAGGGAAGAAAGAAGCTAAGGTGTCAGCATTGAATCGCGTTCCTGATAAATCTTTGGGGGCAGAAACAGGAAATAGTTGGGGGAGAAGAGAAGGAAATCTATGTATTGGGCATTGATTGAAGGTGTGGGTGACGGTACGTACCCGGAGGGGGAGAGGAGGGGCGGCAGGGTGGGCGGCGGGGCGACCCCGGCGACGGAATCGAAGGCGAGGATGCAGCGCCAGGGCCCCACGAGCTGGCCCTCGCGGTAGACGGGGCGGCCGCGCCAGTCGGTGGGGAGTATCCGCGGGGAGCCGACGGGGAGCGGGACCTCGCGGAAGGCGGTCGGggagaaggcgaactccctctcCACCCAGCGCTCCCACTCGCGCCGCCCGACCACCTTGTACCCGTGCGCGCTCCTGACGGCACCTGCATGGGCGGGCACAAGGGTGTCAGAGTGTTGCACGCCGTGCGGCGGTAGGAGGGGGGAGAATAGGGCGAGGGGCGAGACCGGTGTGGACGGTGCTGACGAAGACGGCGAGCGCGGAGAGggtggagacggcggcggcggcggcggcgtccatGGGAGAGGGGGGGAGAGTGAGATTGGTTGGGGAACTTGAAGGGTTTTTTGCTGGTAGTAGTATTTCCCAAAATGTTAACGGCGAAATGAGGGAGGGCTGCCGCTCCCTCCACCGCTTGATTCCGCTGCGTTTTTTTTGGGTCGAGTTTTTGGATGATGTAGATGCAATGTGGGTTTCTGCTGGCAGTTGTGCACTCACTCACAGCCCAAATCAGAAGCCTACCATTTCTGGGCTGCCATACATGGAATCCGCGGTTTTTCCATGCTAGATAGATGTATATCTGAAATCTGTATTCGTGATTGCGTCGGTCTTTCCTAGAATACACGGTTTTTATTTTCAATGCAGTGCAAAACTTTGCTGGACCGGTGTGTGGGAAGACCGGAAGGGGGAGAGCCAGCCGAGCCGAGCCCCCTTGGACCCTGGTAGCCTACTAGCCTCGATGAGAGATTGCAACGAAAATGCGCTCTCCTTTTCGTACCGATTCGTGGCTTTTTTGCCGTATGAAACCTGCACGCGCTCTGCTCACTTGGTCAGTGACGCTCTCTCTCCCCCCTTCGGGTCTCAACGGACCCGTGGTCTCTCCCCCTATTCTGACCGTTTGGACGGACGGTCACACGCGGAAAACTGGGGCGTGGGTCCCCGCAGCGTGTGGTCATATCACTATCTCAGTCTCACTGGGTCACCTTCAGGCTGCAGTGGGCACAAAGTGCACGACTAATGCAGGAGAGAACGCGGGCTGAGCTTACAGGTGGCACACCGCAGTACCGCACGACTGGTCCAAGGCGGTTTTGCGAGTACTGGCGTGTAGCGCGCGTAGGGGCAGTAAATTATCTGCGCCAGTTTTCCCTTTACAAAAATTCACCGATCTATTCAATAGCAGTATAAAAAAGTTAGAAGTAATAAAAAAAATAGACACGATGACTACAACCGTGTCCTGGTCTCCCATCATTGAAGTTTGGCAAAGAAAGTCCTAATAGAGCTTGTTGTACTAAATAGATGGGATGTTGTCGGCCATCTCCAAAGGTGAATCGCAAAACATACCGTATTTCGGTCTGGATGCGGCGGCCTGTGGACATGGAAAGGGCGGCGGTTCGGTTGTGGGTGGCGCGGTTCCTTCCCGCCCGCGCAGCGAGATTCCCGCGCCATAGTGTATAAATCGGCTCACTAGGGCAGGGCCACACATGCACATCCATGGCTCCCCCATCTCCCTCTTCCCCCGACGCCCGCTCACCACGTGGGCCCAGATCAGCGAGACCGCCATCGAGAGGTACCCTCAAAGCCAAAGCTGACGTTGCAGACCCTCTTCGTGCCCCCACCACTACGGGGCAACGGGTCCTCCTCGATTCCTTCTAGAGCGCGCAAGAGAGAGCTCTTAAAGGACTCGACGAGCCCATCGACAACGCCATCGTACAACTCTCCTTTCAATAGGAAGCCTTGGAGGAGCGCGGCGGGCATTTCATGGTGGAAGAGCGACGTCTGTGCTACGAGATAGATGAGAAATGGGCGGCGGACGAGATCACCAAACTGGCGGCCAACGAAGAGGCCGCTTGAGAGTAGATCGCCCACGCTGCTGCGTTGGAGGCGGAAAAGGTCACGCACACTCAGAGTACCGATGTCGCCATGTAGGTGGCGGCGGAGCGCCTCCGCCTGGACAGAGTGGAGATGGTGGCCCAACAGCCGCTAGTGCCGCCAAAATTGAGGCGTCAGCCAACGCGGAGGCGGCGGCTATCACGACCACTAACATGGCGGCGCAACAAGCGACCGTGGTGTGTATGCAGCGGGAGCCCATGGTGTTCGCTACACATGGGCATTCCTCGGGCCGGGCTAGGCCTAAAAAAGCCTAACCTTAAATCCCAAGCCCGAGCCCGGCCCAAACTTTGGGCTTACAAATCAGGCTCGAACTCGGCCCAAACAGATGAAAGCTTGGCCTAAACTAGGGTTAAATTGGGTTCCCGTTAAGCGCGAACCCGGCTCGGCCCGACATTCGGGCTCCAAAATCAGGCGCGAACCAGGCCTGACGTGCAACCGGGCCGTCCAGGCCAGGCTGCCCATGCCCAGTTGTAGCCTTCGCCTCCCATGCTAGGAGGCACGTTGTCTGCGACCAGATgcgtcagttgttggagatatgcccaagaggcaataataaaatggttattataatatatctttgtgtttatgataatgttttacATACCAtggtataattgtattaaccgaaacattgatacatgtgtgttatgtgaacaacaaggagtccctagtaagcctcttgtataactagcttgttgtttaatagatgatcatggtttcgtgatcatgaacattggatgttattaataacaaggttatgtcattgatgaatgatgtaatggacacacccaattaagcgtagcataagatcacgtcattaagttcatttgctataagctttcgatacatagttacctagtcctttcaaccatgagatcatatagatcacttatgccggaagggtactttgattacatcaaacgccactgcgtaaatgggtggttataaaggtggtattaggtattcggaaagtatgagttgaggcatatggatcaacagtggaatTTATCCATCCcggtgacggatagatatactctgggccctctcggtggaatgtcgtctaattagcttgcaaccatatgaatggttcataagagaccacataccacggtacgagtaaagagtacttatcaggagacgaggttgaacgaggtatagagataccgatgatcaaacctcggacaagtaaaatatcgcgtgacaaagggaatcggtatcgtatgtaaatggttcattcgattactaagtcatcgttgaatatgtgggagccattatggatctccagataccgcttggttattggtcggagagaagtctcaaccatgtctatatagttcgcgaactgtagggtgacacacttaaggtttgatgtcgtttgagtagatatggaatatggaatggagttcgaagttttgttcggagtctcggatgggatccaggacatcacgaggagttccggaatggtctggagaataagattcatatataggaagtcatattccaagtttggaaatgatccggtgcatttatggaaggttctagaaaagtccggaagaaatcaccatggaaagtggagtcccggagggactccaccttgcatggccagccaaccctaagggggaggagtcccaggtggactccacctatggtggccggccaaccccccaaggaaggggtgggagtcccaccttgagtaggattccccccttgggtaggtttcgtccctatggaaggttttggtttcgggtcttattcgaagacttggataccaacacttggggatttccacctatataatgaggggcaaggggagggggcaggcCATACCTAGCCCTAGTTGGCCTCACCCCTTGATGGTGGCGCCCAAGTCcccccccccctctccccaaaccctagcctctcctcctccacataatactcccgcagcgcataggcgaagccctgccggagttctccaccaccaccgtcactacgccgtcgtgctgccgagattccgaggaggatctactacttccgctgcccgctggaacagggaggaggacgtcgtcttcatcaacaccgtacgtgtgaccgagtacggaggtgctgcccgtttgtggcaccatcaagatcttctacgcgctttcgaaagcggcaagtgatcgactacagcaacaacgagatctaatctcgtaggctttggaaatcttcgagggttagtctcatgatcttctcgttgctaccatcttctagattggatcttggcttgttattcgttcttgcggtaggaaaatttttgttttctatgctacgaatcccatcagtggtatcaaagctgtgtctatgcatagattggttgcacgagtagaacacaattgttttgtgggcgttgatgatttgttgtctttagtttgtgtactttgcatcttgcggcatggtgggatgaagcggcccgggctaactttacatgaccgcgttcatgagacttgctccacgctcgacatgcaacttgtattgcataagtggctttgcgggtgtctgtctctctcaccatagtgaagattcaatttactctttctattgacaacactagtatcaacgttgtggttcatgttcgtaggtagattggatctttctcgaaaaccctaaaccacgtaaaatatgcaaaccaaattagaggcgtctaacttgtttttgcagggttttgtgatgtgatatggccatgatgtgatgatgaatatgtatgagatgatcattgttgtattgtggcaatcggcaagagccttatggttgtctttatatttcatgttgaggtattatttcaaagtagttgtaatagttgctacatgaggtgaacaaccatgaagacgtcgccatgaaccttgacgctacgccgacgatgatggagatcatgcccgttgatgatggagatcatgtccgtgctttggagatgaagatcgaaggcgcaaagactaaagggccatatcatatcacatatgaattgcatgtgatgttaatcatttatgcatcttattctgctagatcgcgacggtagcattataagatgatccctcacattaatatcaagataataaagtgttctccccttgtatgcaccattgctacagttcgtcgttttgaagcatctcgtgatgatcggatgtgatagattctacgttcacatacaacgggtgtaagccatgttgcacacgcggaatacttgggtttgcttggcgagcctagcatgtacagacatggcctcgggacaacggaaactgaaaggttgaacacgagtcatatggatgatatgatcaacatgttgatgttcaccattgaagctacatcatctcacgtgatgatcggttttggtgtagtggatgtggatcgtgtaccacttaacaactatgagggatgttgtattaagtgggagttcattagtaattagattaaaacatgaactaattatcatgaacatagtctgagtagtattttgaattaattttgtagtattggtatccgttttctaccatacgctagtcttgtaattgagatagaaatactgttaagtctgataagtaactttacggactggtaccgtattgttaaagaatcaagaaatgatgaagtcctattgcaaacttttagtaaacctcacattgttgattcaaagagctatggtttcaattagtacctaaagtcatcttgtctccgtgaaacttaaagttcaaatctatttgaaaagtaaggagctggaaattttgttttcagaaataagcgaggtatgagatatatgtgatatctaagaccttattgcaaggtgatagaatataatttagtgagagtacataaactcataagttttatgggaatgtacgaaggttgaagacgccaggtgtCTCAattctccaactattggggcaccaacaatattcgcatatccatgaagtgatcgttcttagtatgcaccgttgctaagactcattgtttcgaagcatctcatgataattgggtgttatagattctatgtgtgcatacaacgggtgcaagcaagatttgcacatgcgaatactagggttaaactttacgagcctagcatgtacaaacatggtctcggaaagtcgtcatgatatgatggataaaattatgagtgaaattgttcatcatattacaaagttactaatggtgaaatctggaacacttgtcatatgatgatcaacttcaaagtaagaacctcaaggttattggtatttgaccaatggacctagaagttattgaaggtgaagtgttttctgagaatgaggagaactaaaagagaaactacaaaagatattttggcagaaagaaagaaaagactagaaagtctagctcaggtgtatataaataatatacatgttatggatgtattccttgtttggtcacataatgaaattcttgggtatttataccagattggttggtatgagatgtcatacaatacaacgcaatacaagaatatgatggcctaagtgactgataaggaatatgataggactgcacatctggaacaaaaataaagtgttattatgttcgttgttggcattctatctagcccttagaatttataataaataacttaataattgttattttactctggtcaaatgaaaacaatgagttgttcaaattacgacattactccatgtacgatggataagttattataaatcttaatggtgaaacatacatgcataacactgacgctaaaatgccataaggcaaatgatttgaattccacttatttgtggaaccgtcatttaggtcatgttagagaggaacgcatgaaggaactccatgcaaatggatttttgga
This region of Lolium perenne isolate Kyuss_39 chromosome 2, Kyuss_2.0, whole genome shotgun sequence genomic DNA includes:
- the LOC127335913 gene encoding uncharacterized protein isoform X1 — translated: MDAAAAAAVSTLSALAVFVSTVHTGAVRSAHGYKVVGRREWERWVEREFAFSPTAFREVPLPVGSPRILPTDWRGRPVYREGQLVGPWRCILAFDSVAGVAPPPTLPPLLSPSGRNARLICCVPSLYNDLLKLFPFQKLQKVPEPIRCDSDKPKTPADTKRALIPKKVLIQRDSDKQKTPLDAKDSIISNKKVQAEVIQCDSCEQKPPLDTNSHEQGAPLDTKGDIIPKKVRTELIQCDSDGQKTPLDTKDNIISNKVVHTELIQCDSDGPKTPLDRKDTISKMVHSELIQCDADEQKAPLDSKGWIPTIKVQPPGSDSDVRPRIGQELPTPVQKQRRAQREYIASLTLGDIAQYFHLPIREASRTLRIGLSILKKKCRQYGIPRWPHRKIKSLDSLIQDLEYVLNDTEKDGGEQEEHTEKEEEKDDAMRSLAKRKRQLETEMATIHQKPTLDLMNETKQFRQFVFKRRYKAKHLAEEE
- the LOC127335913 gene encoding uncharacterized protein isoform X2, giving the protein MDAAAAAAVSTLSALAVFVSTVHTGAVRSAHGYKVVGRREWERWVEREFAFSPTAFREVPLPVGSPRILPTDWRGRPVYREGQLVGPWRCILAFDSVAGVAPPPTLPPLLSPSGNARLICCVPSLYNDLLKLFPFQKLQKVPEPIRCDSDKPKTPADTKRALIPKKVLIQRDSDKQKTPLDAKDSIISNKKVQAEVIQCDSCEQKPPLDTNSHEQGAPLDTKGDIIPKKVRTELIQCDSDGQKTPLDTKDNIISNKVVHTELIQCDSDGPKTPLDRKDTISKMVHSELIQCDADEQKAPLDSKGWIPTIKVQPPGSDSDVRPRIGQELPTPVQKQRRAQREYIASLTLGDIAQYFHLPIREASRTLRIGLSILKKKCRQYGIPRWPHRKIKSLDSLIQDLEYVLNDTEKDGGEQEEHTEKEEEKDDAMRSLAKRKRQLETEMATIHQKPTLDLMNETKQFRQFVFKRRYKAKHLAEEE